One Lachancea thermotolerans CBS 6340 chromosome F complete sequence DNA window includes the following coding sequences:
- a CDS encoding uncharacterized protein (similar to uniprot|Q86ZS6 Saccharomyces cerevisiae YPR089W Hypothetical ORF): MNLLSDPWSTHKDGDTQADSSNESRIKAVTDTLQGLKESEEAWSKLALLISDDYDDESQFRELLVQVQDLNDTAQTGVSLLVYCVVFDKPLYIEILHNTGKLDANVPDKIFGCSPLTWCIHLNRQQCCVELLNFADELDFGYENPGGFTALDLLIPGNAMYEFAKEHELFRFIKNNESAHDSLFKAPASTFATSDVDHTLDQIDLQTAGLNINQDDLFTNDENSTQNYKESSFAASFLSQNFDFENVLPNQYIEFADYDIPRLLELLVSLPSRKPHKTCIPAAIIFQCIRFADKIRQSTPLVESVAHLSLTKILSSAASSSGGVLNNQSGDIILQSYWLSSLNFLFYYLYRQDGFFKRYPSILQELIDGMRSLILELNTSIHSRIEPLIEPTLLEHTTIAQVKETLYKKDWNLFKKRKHRSTKSSSRDSYDETLAMLYPPSLDEQMKPSPLKIVQIFGALSYVLDLHQVHPLIAQQCLSVALKWFSAKLFNKMMDNKKKSLSRAHAVQIRLNLSVIQDWIKNHNFKAPLPTMIDDFMWRRFPYTLVLDLSDIDGPSKPFELRNVTFYSPADEKHAENMDNSLFYYQSFYHISQIHMEPCMQLLQWLQVATSLEDEESLNSTLSILNKLSPAQLLKSVEKYRYDSDEQKFKSPLKKKLVAMVKETSSTNTRLAEKTLCSLTLPTITELIGMYTQREDAQELLPLLPMDVQDDVDEIHEQNVKQQQLQAESAGLKNRNDSDNEGEASSSRIEGETGDELFKELNAPSTAAQRPLWAINSDIEANPW; the protein is encoded by the coding sequence ATGAACTTGCTGAGCGATCCGTGGAGTACTCACAAAGACGGCGACACCCAGGCGGATAGCAGTAATGAATCTAGGATTAAAGCCGTCACAGACACACTCCAGGGCCTCAAGGAAAGTGAGGAAGCATGGTCAAAATTGGCTCTTCTAATCAGCGACGATTATGACGATGAAAGCCAATTCAGGGAACTGCTAGTGCAGGTCCAAGACCTGAATGATACGGCACAAACAGGCGTGAGCTTGTTGGTCTATTGCGtggtttttgataagcCACTTTACATCGAAATTCTGCATAATACCGGGAAGCTGGATGCTAATGTACCCGACAAAATTTTCGGGTGCTCTCCGCTAACCTGGTGCATCCATTTGAATAGGCAGCAATGCTGTGTagagctgctcaatttTGCCGATGAGCTAGACTTTGGCTACGAAAACCCCGGAGGTTTCACGGCGCTGGATCTCCTCATCCCGGGAAACGCAATGTACGAGTTCGCGAAAGAGCATGAACTGTTCCGGTTTATTAAAAACAACGAAAGTGCACACGACAGTCTATTCAAGGCGCCTGCGTCAACGTTCGCGACAAGCGACGTTGATCACACATTGGATCAAATCGATCTACAGACTGCGGGGCTAAATATCAACCAGGACGACCTGTTTACCAATGACGAAAACTCAACACAAAACTATAAAGAAAGCAGCTTTGCAGCTAGCTTCCTGTCACAAAACTTTGACTTCGAGAATGTTTTGCCCAACCAGTACATCGAGTTTGCCGACTACGATATACCGCGGCTGCTTGAATTGCTCGTTTCTTTGCCCAGCAGAAAGCCTCATAAAACATGCATTCCTGCCGCGATAATCTTCCAATGCATCCGGTTCGCCGACAAGATTAGACAGAGCACACCCCTGGTTGAAAGCGTGGCACACTTATCCCTCACCAAAATATTAAGttcagctgcttcatcATCTGGAGGGGTTTTGAACAATCAGTCAGGCGACATCATACTCCAGTCTTACTGGCTATCCagtttgaacttcttgttttACTACCTTTACCGCCAGGATGgtttcttcaagcgttATCCCTCAATCCTGCAAGAACTTATTGACGGAATGCGGTCTCTTATTTTGGAGCTCAACACCTCCATCCACTCCCGGATCGAGCCCCTGATTGAGCCCACGCTTTTGGAGCACACAACAATTGCTCAAGTCAAAGAAACTCTGTACAAAAAGGATTGgaatcttttcaagaagagaaaacatCGCAGCACTAAAAGTTCAAGCCGCGATTCATACGACGAGACTCTAGCTATGCTATATCCTCCATCCCTTGATGAACAAATGAAACCATCACCTCTCAAGATCGTGCAGATTTTTGGCGCTTTATCTTACgttcttgatcttcatcaagttcacCCGCTTATTGCCCAACAATGTCTGTCAGTTGCTTTAAAGTGGTTTTCAGCGaagctgttcaacaagATGATGGATAATAAGAAAAAATCGCTCTCACGAGCTCATGCTGTTCAAATCAGGTTAAACTTGTCTGTTATCCAGGATTGGATAAAAAAccacaacttcaaggcGCCGCTGCCTACCATGATTGATGACTTTATGTGGAGAAGGTTTCCATACACGCTTGTGCTCGACCTCAGTGATATTGACGGTCCAAGCAAACCCTTTGAACTCCGAAACGTAACCTTTTATTCTCCAGCAGACGAGAAACACGCGGAGAATATGGACAACTCGCTATTTTACTACCAATCGTTTTATCATATTTCTCAGATTCATATGGAGCCTTGCATGCAACTTTTGCAATGGCTGCAGGTTGCAACTTCtttagaagatgaagaaagttTAAACTCGACACTCTCTATTCTAAACAAACTCTCGCCGGCACAGCTCTTGAAATCTGTTGAAAAGTATCGTTATGATTCGGACGAACAAAAGTTCAAATCgcctctgaagaagaagttaGTTGCGATGGTTAAGGAAACTTCCTCAACAAATACCAGACTCGCTGAGAAAACCCTTTGCTCGTTGACACTACCAACAATTACAGAATTGATTGGCATGTATACGCAGCGCGAAGatgctcaagaacttttgcCTTTGTTGCCTATGGATGTCCAAGACGACGTTGACGAAATTCATGAGCAGAATGTcaagcaacaacaactacAAGCAGAAAGCGctggcttgaaaaacagaAATGATTCTGACAATGAAGGCGAGGCCAGCTCATCTCGCATCGAAGGCGAGACTGGAGATGAGTTGTTTAAAGAACTGAACGCACCATCAACTGCTGCTCAACGCCCTCTTTGGGCAATTAACAGCGACATCGAGGCCAATCCGTGGTGA
- a CDS encoding KLTH0F11330p (conserved hypothetical protein) — MNGTSHVQEAARNAARLADSRREHSIHKPHGAPDRMSRQGHANRLSDLAIHKLSDLFDFEHFFKDHVPSGLPSELPAVAAHEYTLAPHGGGARGAGDESVFAPLDVSESSGSHMLGLPPPAPCQIDLAARAAHEVPCAYNSTLMNYESQLFLHDLISGDIYDE, encoded by the coding sequence ATGAACGGCACATCGCACGTACAGGAAGCGGCGAGAAACGCGGCCCGGTTGGCGGACTCGCGCAGGGAACACTCCATACACAAGCCGCATGGCGCCCCAGACCGCATGAGCCGGCAGGGCCACGCAAACCGCCTGTCAGACCTCGCCATCCACAAGCTGAGCGAcctctttgactttgaacaCTTCTTTAAAGACCACGTGCCGTCGGGGCTGCCGTCAGAGCTGCCGGCCGTGGCGGCCCACGAGTATACACTGGCTCCGCATGGCGGCGgtgcgcgcggcgcgggcgATGAGTCCGTTTTCGCGCCGCTGGACGTGAGTGAGAGCTCTGGTTCCCACATGCTAGGCCTCCCACCTCCTGCCCCGTGTCAGATCGACCTggcggcgcgcgcagcgcacGAGGTGCCCTGTGCCTACAACTCCACTCTGATGAATTACGAAAGCCAACTGTTTTTGCATGACTTGATCTCGGGCGACATATATGATGAATAA
- the AGP2 gene encoding Agp2p (similar to uniprot|P38090 Saccharomyces cerevisiae YBR132C AGP2 Plasma membrane carnitine transporter expression is down-regulated by osmotic stress also functions as a low-affinity amino acid permease), which translates to MLLPTEASGTRETSLGAQKGKTEFKYQTVKVASHQDSVVSIDAKQTITGYLTAEAESDMEDSVTRRTLRERHVLLIGISGVIGTALFVSIGKGLFRGGSVFLLLGMALWCIPMLCITVSTAEMVCYLPLDSPFLCLASRCVDDSLAIMAGWNFWFLECVQIPFEIVAVNTILHYWRDDYSAAIPLVVQVILYFAISVLAVRFYGEMEFWLASFKIILAAGLFVFTLVAMLGGNPKKDRFGFRNFADAPFKQYFPSGKPGSPSAGYFQGFLACLIQASFTIAGPDYVAMIAGETRLPRKILPVAFKQVFNRLTILFLGSSLCVGILCSANDPSLMAAISEARPGAGASPYVLAMKNLGIKTLPDVVNAALVTAAFSAGNAYTFCSSRTLHGMALVGNAPAVFKRCNRHGVPIYAVAVSLTWALLSLLQLNKNSAVVLNWLINMITASQLINFAVLCVTYLYFRRAYHAQCGALPELPFKSWGQPYTALVGLVAVLIMVLVQGYAVFCSSLWDVQEFLFCYLMIFIDIAIYVVHKFVVQRGRCWPRAPKAVDLVTGLLAVERHEREAGFDRYVFFTERASPLRA; encoded by the coding sequence ATGCTACTGCCTACTGAGGCAAGCGGGACGCGAGAGACTTCCCTAGGAGCCCAAAAGGGCAAGACAGAATTCAAGTACCAAACTGTGAAGGTGGCCTCACATCAAGATAGTGTGGTCTCGATCGATGCAAAACAAACAATAACGGGTTACTTGACCGCGGAGGCAGAAAGCGATATGGAGGACAGCGTCACACGTCGAACACTCCGCGAGAGACACGTGCTGCTCATAGGTATCTCTGGAGTGATAGGGACCGCACTCTTTGTAAGCATTGGAAAAGGCCTCTTTCGCGGCGGCTCAGTTTTTTTGCTCCTTGGAATGGCGCTTTGGTGCATTCCTATGCTCTGCATCACGGTTTCAACGGCTGAAATGGTGTGCTATCTTCCGCTTGACTCGCCGTTTCTGTGCCTGGCTTCGCGGTGTGTCGATGATTCTTTGGCGATAATGGCGGGCTGGAATTTTTGGTTCCTGGAGTGCGTACAGATTCCATTCGAGATTGTGGCAGTCAACACTATCTTGCACTACTGGAGAGACGACTACTCCGCCGCGATTCCCTTGGTGGTCCAGGTTATCCTGTACTTCGCCATTAGCGTGTTGGCAGTACGCTTTTATGGGGAGATGGAGTTCTGGCtcgccagcttcaagatCATACTGGCTGCAGGCCTTTTCGTATTTACGTTGGTCGCGATGCTTGGCGGAAACCCGAAGAAAGACCGGTTCGGGTTTCGGAATTTCGCAGACGCACCTTTCAAGCAGTACTTCCCATCTGGAAAGCCAGGATCGCCCTCTGCCGGATACTTCCAGGGATTTCTTGCATGCTTGATCCAGGCCAGCTTCACCATTGCAGGACCTGATTACGTCGCGATGATCGCAGGCGAGACGCGCCTGCCACGGAAAATTCTACCGGTTGCGTTCAAGCAGGTGTTCAACAGGCTTACCATTCTGTTTCTGGGAAGCAGTTTGTGCGTTGGCATCCTGTGCAGCGCCAACGATCCCAGTCTGATGGCGGCCATAAGCGAGGCGCGGCCGGGCGCCGGTGCCTCGCCCTACGTGCTTGCGATGAAAAACCTGGGGATTAAAACGCTTCCCGACGTCGTCAACGCCGCGCTTGTGACAGCCGCGTTCTCGGCGGGCAATGCCTACACGTTCTGCTCGTCGAGGACCCTCCACGGCATGGCACTGGTCGGCAACGCGCCTGCCGTGTTCAAGCGCTGCAATCGGCACGGCGTCCCCATCTACGCTGTCGCAGTGTCGCTCACGTGGGCTCTGCTGAGCTTGttgcagctcaacaagaacagCGCCGTTGTGCTGAACTGGTTAATAAACATGATCACGGCCTCGCAGCTGATCAATTTCGCCGTGCTGTGTGTCACCTACCTGTACTTCCGCCGGGCCTACCACGCCCAGTGTGGCGCGCTTCCAGAACTTCCCTTCAAGTCCTGGGGACAGCCCTACACGGCGCTCGTCGGCTTGGTCGCAGTGCTGATCATGGTCTTGGTCCAGGGCTACGCGGTGTTCTGCAGCTCGCTGTGGGATGTCCAGGAGTTTCTGTTCTGCTACCTCATGATTTTCATCGACATTGCCATCTACGTTGTGCACAAGTTTGTCGTCCAAAGAGGACGCTGCTGGCCTAGAGCGCCGAAGGCCGTGGATCTCGTCACGGGGCTGCTCGCAGTCGAGCGCCACGAGCGTGAAGCCGGCTTCGACAGATATGTGTTTTTCACAGAGCGTGCTAGCCCGCTGCGCGCATAA
- the CCZ1 gene encoding Ccz1p (similar to uniprot|P38273 Saccharomyces cerevisiae YBR131W CCZ1 Protein involved in vacuolar assembly): MLDSITVFNPSYSTNESDSDKQLLLYHSFQGEQSYSLNEKLSQIGIIQAVWSFSQSFGDFKGVHQNVVELDQQIICTVLVEDDFFVSLAITAEHTSIPASYVFSHLRHCYDFFVLQFGLWRDFHDRRALTDRLNEVLVSYWSELNLMPQYLQFKGFLSLWPQAYKVAELPGLEDSSEPSWESDLKQQILLDETSFLGLKDVLVYNLPKPTSRKGYKSYGLVRNFAPNCDSLPQVSNWIEHMDTIYTRLSSHVIAGNVQYKENPEDEEPAENNAEHTTAGESLRNHSRKLYHNVTLPISFAYDAVQEVGNMAGISSSVSLLTDFMPNISSWNPWGSSAKKEKKARSEFLISPLSASFLPDSYKVKKLRLSFDQNAKEYNCLFWFYNEILVILVFEQDFMKIWEHEFLSDLHFKLQSCISKLSSEHLNTVPHNAEKFCYAVVSKKTSQIKSSFPLYKAPKVSETASPLELVVNGLDEFLNSGANRKTSVSTISANDVQLADEERSARQSWGLGLMGGFFKKEQSGKTPQVQVDTFLDCIPEEKLRDLHLDVTTFVNTLSTSKRADDLKEEKLIKLNNGVLCFIREDSEEIVVLAENWFNKKASKSKASTPSRDGLVEYMGKEASEWWSNRTHS; this comes from the coding sequence ATGCTTGATTCTATCACGGTTTTTAACCCTAGCTATAGCACAAATGAGTCAGACTCGGATAAACAGCTTTTACTATACCATTCCTTCCAGGGCGAACAAAGTTATTCTCtcaatgaaaagctttcacAAATAGGAATAATTCAGGCTGTTTGGAGTTTCTCCCAAAGCTTTGGCGACTTCAAAGGGGTCCACCAGAACGTTGTAGAGCTCGACCAGCAAATAATTTGCACGGTGCTGGTTGAAGATGACTTCTTTGTCAGTTTAGCTATTACCGCTGAACACACAAGCATTCCTGCAAGTTACGTTTTCTCACACCTGCGTCACTGTTATGACTTCTTTGTGCTGCAGTTCGGGCTTTGGAGGGATTTCCACGACCGTCGCGCACTTACAGACCGACTAAATGAGGTATTGGTATCATATTGGTCAGAGCTCAATCTGATGCCCCAGTACCTGCAATTCAAGGGTTTTTTAAGTTTGTGGCCACAAGCATACAAAGTCGCAGAACTGCCGGGCTTGGAAGACAGCAGCGAACCTTCTTGGGAAAGTGATCTGAAACAACAGATTTTGCTCGATGAGACGAGCTTCCTGGGACTAAAAGACGTGTTGGTGTATAACCTTCCAAAGCCAACCTCTCGTAAAGGCTACAAAAGCTACGGATTGGTGCGAAATTTTGCCCCCAATTGCGATTCGCTGCCACAAGTCTCAAACTGGATAGAGCATATGGATACCATATACACAAGGTTATCAAGTCATGTCATTGCAGGCAATGTACAATATAAAGAGAACCCAGAAGACGAAGAACCCGCCGAAAACAACGCAGAGCACACAACGGCGGGCGAGTCCCTCAGAAACCACAGCAGGAAGCTATACCATAACGTTACGCTGCCCATATCCTTTGCATATGACGCggtccaagaagttggaaaTATGGCCGGGATATCAAGCAGTGTCTCACTGCTAACCGACTTTATGCCAAacatttcttcttggaatcCGTGGGGTAGCTCAGCTAAAAAGGAGAAAAAGGCGCGCAGCGAGTTTCTTATATCGCCTCTTTCCGCATCGTTTCTGCCTGATAGCtacaaagtcaaaaaactAAGGCTTTCTTTCGATCAAAATGCAAAAGAATACAATTGTTTGTTTTGGTTCTACAATGAAATTCTAGtgattttggtttttgagcagGACTTTATGAAGATATGGGAGCACGAATTTCTTAGCGATCTGCATTTCAAGCTACAGAGCTGCATTTCCAAACTGAGTTCCGAGCACCTCAACACGGTGCCACACAACGCAGAGAAATTCTGTTACGCGGTtgtttcaaagaagacaTCCCAAATAAAGTCTTCATTTCCTCTTTACAAAGCTCCTAAGGTGTCTGAGACGGCTTCGCCCCTGGAACTTGTTGTAAACGGACTTGATGAATTCCTCAACTCGGGAGCTAACCGTAAGACGTCTGTGTCCACCATCAGCGCAAACGATGTTCAGCTTGCCGACGAAGAGCGTTCGGCAAGACAATCTTGGGGACTCGGCTTAATGGGCgggtttttcaagaaggaaCAAAGTGGAAAGACCCCTCAGGTGCAGGTGGACACTTTTCTTGATTGTATTcctgaagaaaagctgcgAGACCTGCATCTTGACGTCACGACTTTCGTTAACACGCTCAGCACTTCTAAGAGGGCAGATGACTTGAAGGAGGAAAAGCTCATTAAGCTCAACAACGGTGTGCTATGCTTCATTCGGGAAGACAGCGAGGAGATCGTTGTGCTCGCGGAGAACTggttcaacaaaaaagcgTCCAAATCCAAGGCTTCGACTCCCTCGCGCGACGGCTTGGTGGAGTACATGGGAAAAGAAGCGTCGGAGTGGTGGAGCAACAGAACCCACAGTTGA
- the SRP54 gene encoding RNA-binding signal recognition particle subunit SRP54 (similar to uniprot|P20424 Saccharomyces cerevisiae YPR088C SRP54 Signal recognition particle (SRP) subunit (homolog of mammalian SRP54) contains the signal sequence-binding activity of SRP interacts with the SRP RNA and mediates binding of SRP to signal receptor contains GTPase domain) codes for MVLADLGKRINSAVNSALSNSQDDYVTTVDVMLKTIVTALLESDVNIKLVFSLRNNIRAKLLDVKSRSTNNAQTKKLIQKTVFDELCNLVDGETEPFQPKKRKQNVIMFVGLQGSGKTTSCTKLAVYYSKRGFKVGLVCADTFRAGAFDQLKQNAIKARIPFYGSYTETNPVKVAAEGVAKFKKEKFEVIIVDTSGRHRQEEELFQEMVEISQVVKPNQTIMVLDASIGQAAEQQSKAFKDSSDFGAIILTKMDGHAKGGGAISAVAATKTPIIFIGTGEHVHDFEKFSPKSFISKLLGIGDIESLLEHFQTLSNKEDTKATMENIQQGKFTLLDFQKQMQTIMKMGPLSNIASMIPGMGNMLNQVSEEETTKRMKKMVFVMDSMTKQELESDGRIFIDQPSRIVRVARGSGTSAFDVEMILMQQQMMARMAQSTKAAQRGNGMPNMPQMPGMPNIPGMPQISPSMMQQAQQKLRQNPGMMKNMMNMLGGAGGPGGSGGGFPGMGGGMPNMDDMMKMMQDPQMQQMANQFGMGM; via the coding sequence ATGGTTTTAGCAGATTTGGGCAAGCGCATCAACAGCGCTGTCAACAGCGCTCTTTCCAACAGTCAAGATGATTATGTTACAACGGTGGATGTGATGCTGAAAACCATCGTCACAGCGCTCTTGGAGAGCGATGTCAACATCAAACTGGTGTTCTCCCTTAGAAATAACATCCGAGCCAAGCTTCTAGACGTCAAGAGCCGATCCACCAACAACGCACAGACAAAGAAGCTCATACAAAAAACGGTTTTTGACGAGCTTTGCAACCTGGTGGACGGAGAAACCGAGCCATTCCAgcccaaaaagagaaagcagAATGTGATAATGTTCGTGGGTCTTCAGGGTTCCGGTAAAACTACGTCATGTACCAAATTGGCCGTATATTACTCTAAGAGAGGCTTTAAAGTGGGTCTCGTGTGCGCCGACACGTTCCGTGCCGGTGCGTTCGACCAGCTAAAGCAAAATGCCATCAAGGCAAGAATTCCGTTCTACGGTTCATACACAGAGACGAATCCCGTCAAAGTCGCTGCGGAAGGTGtggccaagttcaagaaggagaagtttGAAGTTATCATCGTGGATACCTCAGGTAGGCATCGCCAGGAGGaggagcttttccaagaaatgGTAGAGATTTCGCAGGTGGTCAAACCCAACCAAACAATCATGGTGCTTGATGCATCGATTGGGCAAGCTGCAGAACAGCAATCGAAAGCCTTCAAGGACAGCTCGGATTTCGGAGCTATCATCTTGACAAAAATGGACGGCCATGCTAAGGGTGGTGGTGCCATATCTGCGGTTGCGGCAACGAAGACGCCCATCATCTTCATTGGTACCGGTGAGCATGTTCAtgactttgagaagttttCACCAAAATCCTTCATTTCCAAGCTGCTAGGCATAGGCGACATTGAGAGTTTATTGGAACATTTCCAAACCCTCTCAAACAAGGAAGATACAAAGGCGACCATGGAGAACATTCAACAAGGGAAATTCACCCTGCTTGACTTCCAAAAACAGATGCAAACCATCATGAAAATGGGTCCACTGTCTAATATTGCCAGCATGATCCCTGGAATGGGCAACATGCTCAACCAAGTTAGCGAGGAAGAGACCACAAAGCGGATGAAAAAAATGGTTTTTGTGATGGATTCTATGACGAAACAAGAGCTCGAATCAGATGGTCGCATCTTTATTGACCAGCCAAGCAGAATTGTTCGGGTAGCAAGAGGCTCGGGTACAAGTGCCTTCGATGTTGAAATGATTCTgatgcagcagcagatgaTGGCGCGCATGGCGCAGTCCACGAAGGCTGCGCAGCGCGGAAACGGCATGCCAAATATGCCACAGATGCCTGGTATGCCCAACATTCCAGGTATGCCTCAAATCTCCCCCTCTATGATGCAGCAAGCTCAACAGAAGCTGAGGCAAAACCCTgggatgatgaagaacatGATGAATATGCTcggcggcgctggcggcCCAGGTGGAAGCGGAGGCGGTTTCCCAGGAATGGGTGGCGGTATGCCGAATATGGACGacatgatgaaaatgaTGCAAGATCCACAGATGCAACAGATGGCCAATCAATTCGGCATGGGCATGTAG
- the SHE3 gene encoding She3p (some similarities with uniprot|P38272 Saccharomyces cerevisiae YBR130C SHE3 Protein that acts as an adaptor between Myo4p and the She2p-mRNA complex part of the mRNA localization machinery that restricts accumulation of certain proteins to the bud also required for cortical ER inheritance) yields the protein MSNQEVDFQAAHLESPMKMSPSKVSMNHGAFMANMQNGYSPTREGATAGSSSTRVIEALHAQIDSLTKTNLDLTVQSNNLLSRLESSNNTQSKHLESISTLKHENDNLGLMLSRKERRVRDLEQQLSQLKHSYEEAAMDNKTMRHQLQTSGQREGTLENQLQQLQVQYDALVDGQKRYREKYDLEVEELKKSLQDFKRDNEMYLTKNIQTVVSNNTALQTKINQYSGKYKNLESLSQQHMQELSREVEGMASKLDLAKWEKLYEESRNMAIEYSEKTNVPLSPSFLAQHGAKSGSRSPSTSSSSTFVHPSQIRVPKVRHSSSSAKRSSFYGSNVSVPGGTVPGVKQPSASPTTPSSGGLPGVRRSSSVRGSSSSSRNSSGDLASAESAAQSQKGASKNSANNKKKRMSSHSYSKSNGFSFGEP from the coding sequence atgagcaATCAGGAAGTTGATTTTCAGGCGGCTCATCTAGAGTCTCCTATGAAAATGTCCCCCTCTAAAGTCAGTATGAATCATGGAGCTTTCATGGCTAATATGCAAAACGGGTACAGCCCCACAAGAGAAGGCGCTACCGCTGGTTCATCCAGTACCAGGGTCATCGAGGCTTTGCATGCACAAATAGACAGTCTTACAAAGACAAACCTCGATTTGACAGTTCAGTCGAACAATCTTCTTTCGCGGCTCGAATCTTCGAACAATACACAGAGCAAGCATCTGGAAAGTATATCGACGCTGAAGCACGAGAACGACAATCTCGGCTTAATGCTGAGTAGAAAGGAACGCCGCGTGCGAGACCTGGAACAGCAACTTTCGCAGCTGAAGCATTCATACGAAGAAGCAGCTATGGATAACAAAACAATGCGGCATCAGCTGCAGACCTCGGGCCAGCGAGAGGGCACATTGGAGAACCAACTACAGCAGTTACAGGTGCAATACGATGCGCTTGTTGATGGCCAGAAACGATACCGTGAGAAATACGATCTTGAAGTCGAAGAGCTAAAGAAGTCTTTGCAGGACTTCAAGCGCGACAACGAGATGTACCTGACCAAGAACATTCAAACTGTTGTTAGCAACAACACTGCATTACAAACCAAAATCAACCAATATTCCGGGAAATACAAAAATCTCGAGTCGCTCAGCCAACAGCACATGCAGGAGTTGTCTcgagaagttgaaggcATGGCTTCGAAGCTAGACCTTGCTAAATGGGAGAAGCTCTATGAAGAAAGCAGAAATATGGCAATCGAATATTCCGAAAAAACCAACGTTCCCTTGTCACCATCTTTCTTAGCGCAGCATGGCGCCAAATCTGGCAGCAGGTCTCCCTCCACAtcaagcagctcaacattCGTGCATCCATCTCAAATTCGTGTGCCCAAGGTCCGCCACTCATCCTCTTCCGCCAAAAGAAGCAGTTTCTACGGATCGAACGTCTCTGTACCCGGAGGCACCGTTCCAGGCGTCAAACAGCCTAGCGCATCGCCTACTACTCCATCTTCTGGTGGCCTCCCGGGTGTCAGAAGGTCTTCATCAGTAAGGGGCTCTAGTTCATCGTCCCGTAATTCATCAGGCGATCTTGCGAGCGCCGAATCAGCAGCCCAGTCACAGAAGGGAGCCTCGAAAAACAGTGCTAAtaacaagaagaagaggatgtCTTCTCATAGCTATTCAAAGTCCAACGGGTTCTCTTTCGGTGAACCTTGA